One segment of Paraburkholderia caribensis DNA contains the following:
- a CDS encoding putative quinol monooxygenase, with amino-acid sequence MIKYALFARFEAKPGKEADVEAFLQKGLELANQETTTPIWFALKIAERTYGVFDAFPDEASRQAHLDGPIAKALMGVADDLFTGPPQIGRIDVLGMKNTLG; translated from the coding sequence ATGATCAAGTACGCACTGTTCGCGCGTTTCGAAGCGAAGCCCGGCAAGGAAGCGGACGTCGAGGCATTTCTGCAGAAGGGACTGGAACTGGCCAACCAGGAAACCACCACGCCCATCTGGTTCGCGCTGAAGATAGCCGAGCGCACCTACGGCGTGTTCGACGCCTTCCCCGACGAAGCCAGCCGCCAGGCGCATCTGGACGGTCCGATCGCGAAGGCGCTGATGGGCGTCGCGGACGACCTGTTCACGGGGCCGCCGCAGATCGGCCGCATCGACGT
- a CDS encoding dihydrodipicolinate synthase family protein: protein MNESQIVEREFASTVMAVPPLARRSNLSLDVDANQKLIRHIEAGGVRTLLYGGNANFYHVAVSEYRDLLDMLAESAASTTRVIPAIGPDFGKMLDQARILAQTSYRTAMVLPLSGFTTPAGVEAGLTRIADTAGMPLTLYIKSEDYVDVDTLARLVERGTLIAVKYAIVRQNPANDPYLRRLLESVSPARVISGMGERPALTHVRDFGLAAWTTGSGCIASHAVTGLLAAAKQGRDAEAQRIYDAFMPLETLRDNISLIRVLHDAVTFSGIADMGSILPLLSETPVEHHAAVAQAARELLEFERKFAGNVSA from the coding sequence ATGAACGAGTCCCAGATCGTCGAGCGCGAGTTCGCGTCGACCGTGATGGCAGTCCCGCCGCTTGCGCGCCGCTCGAATCTGTCGCTCGACGTCGATGCCAACCAGAAACTGATCCGCCATATCGAGGCGGGCGGCGTGCGTACGCTGCTGTATGGCGGCAACGCGAATTTCTATCACGTAGCCGTCAGCGAATATCGCGACCTGCTCGACATGCTGGCGGAGAGCGCGGCGTCGACTACGCGCGTGATCCCCGCAATCGGCCCGGATTTCGGCAAGATGCTGGACCAGGCGCGCATCCTCGCCCAGACCTCGTATCGCACCGCAATGGTGTTGCCGCTGTCGGGCTTCACGACGCCGGCGGGGGTCGAAGCGGGCCTGACGCGCATCGCCGACACAGCGGGCATGCCGCTCACGCTCTATATCAAGAGCGAAGACTATGTGGACGTCGACACGCTGGCGCGACTCGTCGAGCGCGGCACGCTGATCGCCGTCAAGTATGCGATCGTCCGCCAGAACCCCGCGAACGATCCCTACCTGCGCCGTCTGCTCGAGAGCGTGAGTCCGGCGCGGGTGATTTCCGGCATGGGCGAGCGTCCCGCGCTCACGCATGTCCGTGACTTTGGTCTTGCCGCATGGACGACGGGCAGCGGCTGTATCGCTTCGCATGCCGTGACGGGGTTGCTGGCCGCCGCGAAGCAAGGCCGCGACGCTGAAGCGCAGCGTATCTATGACGCATTCATGCCGCTTGAAACGCTACGCGACAACATCTCGCTGATTCGCGTGTTGCACGATGCCGTCACGTTTTCCGGTATTGCTGACATGGGTTCGATCCTGCCGCTGCTGAGCGAAACGCCTGTCGAGCATCATGCCGCTGTTGCGCAGGCGGCGCGCGAGCTGCTCGAGTTCGAGCGTAAGTTCGCGGGCAACGTCTCCGCGTGA